The following coding sequences lie in one Synechococcus sp. MW101C3 genomic window:
- a CDS encoding CPBP family intramembrane glutamic endopeptidase, whose protein sequence is MVLFDKTKSGPQWVWILPIAMAGVIVMNFLGVVPKQPTSELLGWSLLGAVGVGFGEELITRGSLIVGLRSRVSEGKVWLISSLLFSALHLPNVLFGFPLWAMPVQVLLTFIMGSGFYAIRRMSGTLILSMILHGLWDSALFLNVAVGGAPSSIQYSVYPIAIICVIAVLCWGRNAQAQQG, encoded by the coding sequence ATGGTTCTGTTCGATAAAACGAAATCCGGCCCTCAGTGGGTTTGGATCCTTCCTATCGCGATGGCGGGGGTCATTGTGATGAACTTCCTGGGTGTGGTACCGAAACAGCCCACCTCTGAGCTTCTTGGTTGGTCACTACTCGGAGCCGTGGGGGTTGGATTCGGCGAGGAATTAATCACTCGGGGAAGTCTGATCGTGGGTCTTCGAAGTCGTGTTAGCGAAGGCAAGGTATGGCTGATCAGTTCCCTCTTATTTTCTGCGCTTCATCTTCCTAACGTCCTCTTCGGATTTCCGCTATGGGCCATGCCTGTACAGGTGCTGTTGACATTCATCATGGGCAGTGGCTTCTACGCCATTCGCCGCATGTCCGGCACTCTGATTCTATCGATGATTCTGCATGGGCTTTGGGACAGTGCCTTGTTCCTTAACGTCGCTGTCGGCGGAGCACCCTCCTCTATTCAATACTCCGTGTACCCCATCGCGATCATCTGCGTCATCGCAGTCCTTTGTTGGGGGCGGAATGCGCAAGCCCAGCAAGGCTGA